A single window of Chloracidobacterium thermophilum B DNA harbors:
- a CDS encoding cupin domain-containing protein, translated as METLPPTMSRQPSSAPDGHLSPHGATPSAASPVHRFTPCTEPFRWEGIPVTAYQSTPATAADFSGITRQTLFGHSGETIGFEVRYFEIAPGGWSSLECHEHAHAVIGLRGSGKVLLGDTVQTLGFLDLAYIGANCVHRLVNDGTTPFGFLCIVDAKRDRPRRLRPADVPELLANPVLAPLIQRAVPPVQEDAIQTTPRADQT; from the coding sequence ATGGAAACCCTGCCCCCAACGATGAGCCGTCAACCCTCCTCCGCACCGGATGGACATCTGTCCCCCCACGGGGCCACCCCCTCGGCCGCGTCCCCGGTTCACCGTTTCACGCCATGCACAGAGCCTTTCCGGTGGGAAGGCATCCCTGTTACGGCATACCAGTCCACCCCGGCGACCGCTGCCGACTTTTCCGGTATTACCCGGCAGACGCTGTTTGGTCACAGCGGAGAAACCATTGGTTTTGAAGTGCGCTACTTTGAGATTGCCCCCGGCGGCTGGTCATCCCTCGAATGCCACGAGCATGCCCATGCTGTCATCGGGCTGCGCGGGTCTGGGAAAGTGCTGCTGGGGGACACCGTACAGACGCTGGGGTTTCTTGACCTGGCCTACATTGGGGCCAACTGCGTTCACCGCCTGGTCAATGACGGGACGACACCGTTCGGCTTCCTGTGCATTGTGGATGCGAAACGAGACCGTCCGCGCCGTCTCCGTCCGGCCGATGTACCGGAACTGCTGGCCAATCCCGTGTTGGCTCCGCTCATTCAGCGGGCAGTGCCTCCGGTGCAAGAAGATGCCATTCAGACAACACCCCGCGCTGACCAGACCTGA
- the hrcA gene encoding heat-inducible transcriptional repressor HrcA translates to MGKRRPVHGLDERSHELLLALVRLHIATGEPIGSRTLSKQTGQKLSPASIRNIMADLEEQGYLTQPHTSAGRVPTDRGYRYYVDTLLADFDARPSRTDEEIIQRSLFSDPTVTGEDVLARASHVLSNLSSHVGIVLSPPLSRDILQHIEFIRLEARRVLVVAVSRTGLVRNFVVRLDEDLSPSELERTANYIVENFAGRSLADIRVELLKRMSEEKHLYDRLLRNALVLCNRDLGNGATESDVYVDGTVNMLDAPEFADAARMRALFRMFEEKGRLVKIINACLAQAETTRGIVVQIGMEHHVPGLRDCAIVTAPYHYRHDSVGSFTVVGPMRMKYGRVMRLVGYMAKMFDQLLNDAPSSPFPPALVGPQPVGSLAGQIEIVNLSSRYNLVGG, encoded by the coding sequence ATGGGCAAGCGGCGGCCAGTTCATGGACTTGATGAACGTAGTCACGAGCTACTTCTGGCGCTCGTTCGCCTCCACATTGCCACAGGCGAACCCATTGGCTCGCGGACGCTCTCCAAACAAACCGGTCAAAAGCTGAGCCCGGCCTCTATCCGCAACATCATGGCAGATTTGGAGGAGCAGGGTTATCTGACCCAGCCGCACACCTCCGCCGGACGGGTTCCAACCGACCGTGGCTACCGCTACTATGTGGACACACTGCTGGCGGATTTCGACGCACGTCCTTCCCGGACAGATGAAGAAATCATCCAGCGCAGCCTGTTTTCCGATCCGACGGTGACTGGCGAGGATGTCTTGGCCCGCGCCTCCCACGTCCTTTCCAACCTGTCGTCGCACGTCGGGATCGTGCTCTCTCCGCCACTTTCCCGTGACATCCTGCAACACATTGAGTTTATCCGTCTCGAAGCCCGCCGCGTCCTGGTGGTGGCCGTGTCACGTACCGGACTGGTCCGCAACTTCGTGGTGCGCCTTGACGAAGACCTCTCACCGAGCGAGTTGGAACGCACGGCCAACTACATTGTCGAAAACTTTGCCGGGCGGAGTCTGGCGGATATTCGCGTCGAATTGCTCAAGCGAATGTCAGAAGAAAAGCATCTCTATGACCGGCTGCTCAGGAATGCCCTTGTGCTGTGCAACCGGGATTTGGGCAATGGTGCGACCGAAAGCGATGTGTATGTGGATGGCACGGTCAACATGCTTGATGCCCCGGAGTTTGCCGATGCTGCCCGTATGCGGGCGCTCTTTCGCATGTTCGAGGAAAAAGGGCGGTTGGTCAAAATCATCAATGCCTGTCTGGCACAGGCCGAAACCACCCGGGGGATCGTGGTGCAAATTGGTATGGAGCATCACGTACCCGGCTTGCGGGACTGTGCCATCGTGACAGCTCCCTATCACTATCGGCATGATTCCGTTGGGAGCTTCACGGTCGTCGGTCCGATGCGCATGAAGTACGGGCGGGTGATGCGTCTGGTCGGCTACATGGCAAAAATGTTTGACCAACTGCTGAACGACGCCCCTTCTTCCCCGTTTCCCCCGGCGCTTGTCGGGCCGCAGCCCGTGGGTTCGCTGGCAGGCCAGATTGAAATCGTGAACCTGTCCAGCCGCTATAATCTGGTCGGGGGATGA
- the grpE gene encoding nucleotide exchange factor GrpE, with product MNTPVGNVMPKLDTPPKRRTIEIELPMEVHPADAGPEATASSPAASVPGQPNNPVVLDVLEPGEESTGEPATVSSTSSAAGTATETAAACPPPASAASQETEPATAPTESLPAGSTTSGSHAFSEDETIRLLMDLASLQEDLERAREQTTSARRHVEIVQEQLSKTLVEKSAVQDQLQRLMAEFENYRRRAEREKTEALERGKQTVLLAMLEVLDNLERALATGRGEGGTLADFLAGVELIQRQVVDSLSSFGVKPVPAVGETFDPTVHEAIATDATDEYKPNTVLAELKRGYKLGDRLLRPAMVRVAVRPPAS from the coding sequence GTGAATACTCCCGTGGGCAATGTTATGCCGAAGCTGGATACACCACCCAAACGACGCACCATTGAAATTGAGCTTCCCATGGAAGTCCATCCAGCGGACGCGGGGCCGGAAGCCACTGCCTCCTCACCAGCGGCTTCTGTTCCGGGTCAGCCGAATAACCCGGTGGTTTTGGATGTCCTTGAACCGGGGGAAGAAAGCACGGGAGAGCCGGCGACAGTTTCTTCAACTTCCAGTGCAGCCGGAACAGCCACGGAAACGGCTGCCGCCTGTCCGCCCCCGGCATCGGCGGCTTCCCAGGAGACAGAACCGGCGACAGCGCCAACAGAAAGTCTCCCGGCCGGGAGCACCACCAGCGGCAGTCACGCTTTTTCTGAAGACGAAACCATCAGGCTGCTGATGGACCTCGCCAGCCTGCAGGAAGACCTCGAACGCGCCCGCGAGCAGACCACCTCGGCCCGTCGCCACGTCGAGATCGTCCAGGAACAGCTCTCCAAAACGCTCGTCGAAAAAAGTGCCGTCCAGGATCAGCTCCAGCGGTTGATGGCCGAGTTCGAGAACTACCGGCGGCGCGCTGAACGGGAAAAGACCGAAGCGCTGGAACGTGGCAAACAGACAGTCCTGCTGGCGATGCTGGAAGTCCTGGACAACCTCGAACGCGCCTTGGCGACCGGACGGGGGGAAGGGGGGACACTCGCCGATTTTCTGGCCGGGGTTGAACTCATTCAACGCCAGGTTGTGGACAGTTTATCCAGCTTTGGCGTCAAGCCGGTTCCGGCCGTTGGTGAAACTTTTGACCCTACGGTTCACGAGGCAATTGCCACGGACGCAACAGACGAGTACAAACCCAATACCGTCCTGGCTGAACTCAAGCGCGGGTACAAGCTCGGTGATCGGCTGCTGCGCCCGGCAATGGTACGGGTAGCCGTTCGCCCGCCCGCTTCCTGA
- the dnaK gene encoding molecular chaperone DnaK, with product MPRTDVMGKVIGIDLGTTNCCVAVMEGGTTQIIPNKEGGRTTPSVVGFTDKGERLVGQIARRQAITNAANTIYAVKRLIGRKFNSPEVQRARETCPYEICESSNGDAWVRAQGRAYSPPEVSAIILQRLKASAEDFLGEPVEEAIITVPAYFDDFQRQATKDAGKIAGLNVQRIINEPTAAALAYGAGQHKSERIAVYDLGGGTFDVSVLEMNDGVFEVLSTCGDSFLGGEDFDQRIIDWLIQEFLRETGIDLRTDRLALQRLKEAAERAKCELSSTLEANINLPFIAADPASGPKHLNLNLTRAKFEELVKDLVERTVEPCQKALWDARLKPEDIDQVLLVGGQTRSPIIHECVRKIFGREPNASINPDEVVAIGAAIQGGVFTGQVKDLVLLDVIPLSLGIEVRGGLFQKIVERNATIPVRKSLTFTTVVDNQSSVEVHVLQGEREIAKGNRSLGRFELIGIPPAPRGVPQIEVTFEIDADGIVQVSARDKATGLEQNMRVTPTSGLSPGEIANLIAEAQRNAESDRQLKELLLLQSRLEGLLQNTQRSFGEFGWMLPAEEQELVRETLIGAKEVLNIQDAAVVKQWLDALEQAAQIITNAMFNAPAGDQPPPSETGGVKMLTE from the coding sequence ATGCCACGGACTGATGTCATGGGCAAAGTTATCGGCATAGACCTTGGTACAACCAACTGCTGCGTCGCCGTCATGGAGGGCGGGACAACACAAATCATTCCCAACAAGGAAGGGGGGCGCACGACGCCCTCGGTTGTTGGTTTTACCGACAAGGGCGAACGACTGGTGGGGCAGATTGCCCGGCGGCAGGCGATTACCAACGCTGCCAACACCATCTATGCTGTCAAGCGCCTCATCGGCCGCAAGTTCAACTCGCCGGAAGTCCAGCGCGCGCGTGAAACCTGTCCCTACGAAATCTGTGAATCCTCAAACGGCGACGCCTGGGTCCGCGCCCAAGGTCGGGCCTACAGCCCCCCGGAAGTCTCGGCCATCATCCTGCAGCGGCTGAAAGCCTCAGCCGAAGATTTCCTCGGCGAACCGGTCGAGGAAGCCATCATCACGGTTCCGGCTTACTTCGATGACTTTCAGCGCCAGGCGACGAAAGATGCCGGCAAGATTGCCGGCCTCAACGTCCAGCGCATCATCAACGAGCCAACGGCGGCGGCGCTGGCCTACGGTGCCGGGCAGCACAAGTCGGAGCGGATTGCCGTTTATGACCTCGGCGGCGGCACGTTTGACGTGTCGGTGCTCGAAATGAACGACGGCGTGTTTGAAGTCCTCTCGACCTGTGGCGATTCCTTCCTGGGCGGCGAGGACTTCGACCAGCGCATCATTGACTGGCTCATTCAGGAATTTCTCCGTGAAACCGGCATTGATCTCCGCACCGACCGGCTGGCTCTCCAGCGGCTGAAGGAAGCCGCAGAACGCGCCAAGTGCGAACTTTCCTCCACGCTTGAAGCCAACATCAACCTTCCCTTCATTGCTGCCGATCCGGCTTCCGGCCCCAAACACCTCAACCTCAACCTGACCCGCGCCAAGTTTGAGGAACTGGTCAAAGACCTGGTTGAACGCACGGTTGAACCCTGCCAGAAAGCCCTGTGGGATGCCCGTCTCAAACCCGAAGACATTGACCAGGTGTTGCTTGTCGGCGGACAAACGCGCTCCCCCATCATTCACGAGTGCGTGAGGAAGATTTTTGGACGCGAACCCAACGCGAGCATCAACCCGGATGAAGTCGTGGCGATTGGCGCTGCCATTCAGGGCGGAGTCTTCACCGGGCAGGTCAAAGACCTCGTCCTGCTCGACGTTATTCCGCTCTCGCTGGGGATTGAAGTTCGCGGAGGGCTGTTCCAGAAGATCGTCGAGCGCAATGCCACGATTCCGGTGCGCAAGTCCCTGACCTTCACCACCGTGGTGGATAACCAGTCCAGCGTTGAAGTGCACGTGCTTCAGGGTGAGCGTGAAATTGCCAAGGGAAACCGCTCGCTGGGACGGTTTGAGCTGATTGGCATTCCTCCGGCCCCGCGTGGTGTTCCGCAAATAGAAGTTACCTTCGAGATTGATGCCGACGGCATCGTGCAGGTCTCCGCACGTGACAAAGCCACCGGACTCGAACAGAACATGCGCGTCACCCCCACTTCGGGGCTGTCCCCCGGCGAGATTGCCAACCTCATTGCCGAGGCCCAGCGCAATGCCGAAAGCGACCGCCAGTTGAAGGAACTCCTGCTGTTGCAAAGCCGCCTGGAGGGACTGCTGCAAAACACCCAGCGGTCGTTCGGTGAGTTTGGCTGGATGCTTCCGGCGGAAGAACAGGAACTCGTGCGGGAGACACTCATCGGCGCCAAGGAAGTCCTCAACATCCAGGACGCGGCTGTGGTCAAACAGTGGCTCGACGCGCTCGAACAGGCCGCCCAGATCATCACCAATGCCATGTTCAATGCGCCGGCAGGCGACCAGCCTCCGCCATCCGAAACCGGCGGCGTGAAGATGTTGACGGAATGA
- the dnaJ gene encoding molecular chaperone DnaJ gives MATKRDYYEVLGVARNATETDIKKAYRRLAMKYHPDKNPGDAAAEEKFKEAAEAYAVLSDPEQRARYDRFGHAGVGAAAAGGFGGGFAGFQNFEDILGDLFGFGFGSTGGGRRNSQVQRGADLRYDLELTLEEAANGVTTQIRVPRLETCGDCGGNGAAPGSPPETCPTCGGLGQVRYQQGFFSVTRTCPQCRGTGQIIRNPCRTCRGEGRVRREKRIEIKVPAGVDDGMRLRVSGEGEAGLGGGPPGDLQVVVHIREHEIFERQDNNLLCQVAIDFVEAALGAEIEVPLLNGQTTMKIPEGTQSGTTFRLRGKGIPSLSGEVGDLFVVVNVVTPTNLTREQRRLLEEFAAASPKREGRKAVRKTEEKGFFDRVKDAIFGT, from the coding sequence ATGGCAACCAAACGGGATTACTACGAAGTGCTGGGCGTTGCGCGCAACGCAACGGAAACGGACATCAAAAAAGCCTACCGCCGCCTGGCGATGAAATATCACCCGGACAAAAATCCGGGGGATGCCGCCGCTGAGGAAAAGTTCAAGGAAGCGGCGGAAGCCTACGCGGTTCTTTCAGACCCCGAACAGCGTGCGCGCTACGACCGCTTCGGGCATGCCGGTGTTGGCGCGGCGGCCGCGGGTGGCTTTGGTGGCGGCTTTGCCGGTTTCCAGAACTTCGAGGACATCCTGGGCGACCTCTTTGGCTTCGGCTTTGGCAGTACCGGCGGCGGACGCCGCAACAGTCAGGTCCAGCGCGGCGCTGACCTGCGCTACGATCTGGAACTCACCCTCGAAGAAGCCGCCAATGGTGTCACCACGCAAATCCGTGTTCCACGGCTCGAAACCTGTGGTGACTGCGGCGGTAATGGGGCCGCCCCCGGCAGTCCGCCGGAGACCTGTCCGACCTGTGGTGGGCTGGGGCAGGTTCGCTACCAGCAGGGCTTCTTCAGCGTGACCCGGACCTGCCCCCAGTGCCGTGGGACGGGCCAAATCATCCGCAATCCCTGTCGTACCTGCCGGGGTGAAGGACGGGTGCGGCGCGAAAAACGCATCGAGATCAAGGTCCCGGCCGGCGTGGATGACGGCATGCGGCTGCGCGTCAGCGGCGAAGGCGAAGCCGGACTCGGCGGCGGCCCGCCGGGCGACCTGCAGGTGGTCGTCCACATCCGGGAGCACGAAATTTTTGAACGGCAGGACAATAACCTGCTCTGCCAGGTGGCGATCGATTTCGTCGAAGCCGCCCTGGGTGCTGAAATTGAAGTCCCGCTGCTGAACGGGCAGACGACGATGAAGATTCCCGAAGGAACACAATCCGGGACGACATTCCGCCTGCGGGGCAAAGGGATTCCGTCACTTTCGGGCGAAGTGGGCGATCTGTTCGTGGTCGTCAACGTCGTCACCCCAACCAACCTCACCCGTGAACAGCGGCGGCTGCTCGAAGAATTCGCGGCGGCTTCCCCCAAGCGCGAAGGACGCAAAGCCGTCCGCAAAACCGAAGAGAAGGGTTTTTTCGACCGCGTCAAGGACGCCATCTTTGGCACCTGA
- a CDS encoding response regulator, giving the protein MTSPHTILIVDDESYIRDLLISVLSLEYKVLTAEDGVEAFETYSQHRDAIRCVVTDLFMPRMDGEELIGQLHAEQPDLPIILITALQDEARLNQLRERPNVTVMPKPFNLGQLRNTLRQSIAAR; this is encoded by the coding sequence ATGACATCCCCGCACACGATTCTGATTGTGGACGATGAGTCGTACATCCGCGACTTGCTGATTTCCGTGCTGAGTCTGGAATACAAGGTCCTGACGGCCGAGGATGGTGTTGAGGCATTTGAGACCTACAGCCAGCACCGCGACGCCATCCGGTGTGTTGTCACGGACCTGTTCATGCCGCGTATGGACGGCGAAGAACTCATCGGGCAGCTTCATGCGGAGCAGCCCGACCTGCCGATTATTCTCATTACGGCCCTTCAGGATGAGGCGCGGCTGAACCAGCTCCGGGAGCGCCCCAATGTGACGGTCATGCCCAAACCTTTCAATCTTGGGCAGTTGCGGAACACGCTCCGCCAGAGCATCGCCGCCCGGTAG
- a CDS encoding LysR family transcriptional regulator, whose protein sequence is MDLSQLEVFVAVVEERHFSRAASKLGRTQAAVSQTIKKLEGDLGAALLDRNSKGVIPTEAGRLLYDYARRLLDLRDETTQALRQLDTLTAGRLVIGANEQTVTYLLPWLERFIRMYPAVHVEVKRCRASDVPAEVLRHSVELGVISFAPPEAGLHALTIATDAVALVTAPHHPLAGCASVSIRELGQETFIAHNVVSRYRLQVVEAFARHRTPLRITVELPSIEAIKRMIEAGIGVSLLPRLCVAAEVARGQLAAVPVREMRLARKLRVIHRQPSSLSRAAQAFIALVRHPEPENTSPESTRPENT, encoded by the coding sequence GTGGACCTGTCGCAGCTTGAAGTCTTTGTCGCCGTCGTCGAGGAACGGCACTTTTCACGGGCCGCCAGCAAGCTGGGACGGACGCAGGCGGCCGTCAGCCAAACCATCAAAAAGCTTGAAGGCGACCTTGGCGCGGCGCTGCTTGACCGCAACTCGAAAGGCGTTATTCCCACTGAAGCCGGACGGCTGCTGTACGACTATGCCCGCCGCCTGCTCGATCTGCGCGATGAAACAACCCAGGCGCTGCGGCAACTTGACACCCTCACGGCCGGGCGGCTGGTCATCGGCGCCAACGAGCAGACCGTGACCTACCTTCTGCCCTGGCTGGAGCGTTTCATTCGGATGTATCCGGCGGTGCACGTCGAGGTCAAACGCTGCCGGGCCAGCGATGTACCGGCCGAAGTCCTGCGGCACAGCGTGGAGTTGGGCGTCATCAGCTTCGCGCCCCCGGAAGCCGGACTGCACGCCCTGACCATTGCCACCGACGCTGTGGCACTCGTTACGGCCCCGCACCACCCGCTGGCGGGATGCGCCTCGGTCTCCATCCGGGAGCTTGGGCAGGAGACGTTCATTGCGCACAACGTTGTCTCGCGGTATCGGCTTCAGGTCGTCGAAGCCTTTGCCCGCCACCGGACGCCGCTGCGGATTACCGTCGAGTTGCCCTCTATCGAAGCCATCAAGCGCATGATCGAGGCCGGAATCGGCGTCAGCCTGCTGCCCCGCCTGTGCGTGGCGGCTGAAGTAGCGCGGGGGCAGTTGGCGGCCGTTCCCGTCCGGGAAATGCGTCTGGCACGCAAGCTGCGCGTCATCCATCGGCAGCCGTCGTCGCTGTCGCGCGCAGCCCAGGCCTTTATCGCCCTCGTCCGCCATCCCGAACCGGAAAACACTTCACCGGAAAGCACCCGGCCGGAAAACACCTAA
- a CDS encoding ABC transporter ATP-binding protein — MIELKQLSKQALSGQSRLTILHPLDLFIPAGQFAAILGPSGSGKSTLLGLMAGLDTPTTGEVILAGTSITRLGEDALAAFRSRTIGFVFQAFHLIPTATALENIQIPMEIAGRRDAKKRAKALLAAVGLSARGHHYPAQLSGGEQQRVAIARAFANEPPILLADEPTGNLDYANGMRIFELLRELNQSTGTTLVLVTHNEELARAADRAITLRDGRIVLDNPKLSIEPLPST, encoded by the coding sequence ATGATTGAACTGAAGCAGCTTTCCAAGCAAGCCCTCAGCGGCCAGAGCCGCCTGACGATTCTCCACCCGCTTGATCTCTTCATTCCGGCCGGACAGTTTGCCGCCATTCTTGGCCCTTCCGGGAGCGGGAAATCCACGCTGCTCGGTCTGATGGCCGGGTTGGATACGCCGACGACCGGCGAGGTCATCCTGGCCGGGACTTCCATCACGCGCCTGGGGGAAGACGCGCTGGCCGCATTTCGGAGCCGCACCATCGGGTTTGTCTTTCAGGCGTTTCACCTCATCCCGACGGCAACCGCCCTCGAAAACATCCAGATTCCCATGGAGATTGCCGGGCGACGGGACGCCAAAAAGCGCGCCAAAGCCTTGCTTGCGGCCGTAGGTCTCAGCGCCCGGGGGCATCACTACCCGGCGCAGCTTTCCGGCGGCGAGCAGCAACGGGTGGCCATTGCCCGCGCCTTTGCCAACGAGCCGCCCATTCTGCTGGCCGATGAGCCGACCGGCAATCTGGACTACGCCAACGGCATGCGCATTTTCGAGCTGCTGCGTGAACTCAACCAGTCCACCGGAACGACGCTCGTGCTGGTGACACACAACGAGGAGTTGGCGCGGGCGGCCGACCGCGCCATCACACTGCGCGACGGCCGCATTGTGCTCGACAACCCGAAGCTCTCCATCGAGCCGTTACCTTCCACTTAG
- a CDS encoding arylesterase, whose amino-acid sequence MKAQRSRVGSFAISLLIISSSLLAGGCSRTGTEAPENLPVLAPAPTDAAPTARPRIVVLGDSLTAGFGLPREASYPTVLQKKLDAAGLNYQVINAGISGDTSAGGVERLDWSLDGDVRIVILALGANDGLRGLPLTQMEANLRTIIERARARGAQVILAGLKAPAEAGPDYGAQFEAVYRKLAQQYRLPLIPSLLEGVAGREELNQEDGIHPNARGAAIVADNVWKVLEPVARQQLAQSQSNPDAPPAAKPAGAR is encoded by the coding sequence ATGAAGGCACAGCGCAGTCGGGTTGGCAGCTTCGCCATCAGTCTTCTCATCATCAGCAGCAGTCTGCTTGCCGGCGGATGCAGTCGTACCGGCACAGAAGCCCCGGAAAACCTGCCCGTCCTGGCGCCGGCGCCCACGGACGCCGCACCCACCGCCCGGCCGCGGATCGTTGTCCTCGGCGACAGCCTGACGGCCGGTTTCGGCCTGCCGCGCGAAGCCAGCTACCCGACCGTGCTCCAGAAGAAACTCGATGCCGCCGGACTGAACTATCAGGTCATCAACGCCGGTATTTCCGGCGACACCTCGGCCGGCGGCGTCGAACGGCTCGACTGGTCGCTGGACGGCGACGTGCGCATCGTCATCCTCGCCCTCGGCGCCAATGACGGACTGCGCGGGCTGCCCCTCACCCAGATGGAAGCCAACCTGCGCACCATCATCGAACGTGCCCGTGCACGCGGAGCGCAGGTCATCCTCGCCGGTCTCAAAGCTCCCGCTGAAGCGGGACCCGACTACGGCGCACAGTTTGAAGCCGTCTATCGCAAACTCGCCCAGCAGTACCGGTTGCCGCTCATCCCGTCCCTGCTCGAAGGCGTTGCCGGCCGGGAAGAACTCAATCAGGAGGACGGCATCCATCCCAACGCGCGCGGCGCGGCCATCGTCGCCGACAACGTCTGGAAAGTTCTCGAGCCCGTCGCCCGGCAGCAGCTTGCCCAATCGCAGTCCAATCCCGATGCGCCCCCGGCGGCCAAGCCGGCTGGCGCACGATAA
- the mnmE gene encoding tRNA uridine-5-carboxymethylaminomethyl(34) synthesis GTPase MnmE — translation MPTYDWQDTIVAIATPPGHGGIGIVRLSGERALDIGATLFRGRRTLARHPFRLLRGTFLDITADETIDDGLAVYFPTPRSFTGEDVVELHAHGSPVVLRRLVACAMREGARAARPGEFTLRAVRHGRLDLAQAEGLRDLIHAQTTYQARLAAQQMRGALSTRLQPLKEQLLTTIVHLESAVEFVEEQLDTHSRATLVEELSHLETQVRQLAATYRAGRLIREGLALAIVGRPNVGKSSLFNALLDADRAIVTDVAGTTRDTLQEVATIGELPVRLMDTAGIRDTSDIVERMGVERSYRALADADIVLFVVDAAAGPHPDERQVIGHLRQRQAICVVNKLDLMPSVVPFELFLQEHDLTCPVVGVSAHTRAGLAELKATIQQVAVGSSFDTSQDWLVTDARHAAALTAAAEALGCARELLAEGHSEEVPLAELHRALHALGDITGETGIEEVFDRIFATFCIGK, via the coding sequence ATGCCCACCTACGACTGGCAGGATACCATCGTTGCCATTGCCACCCCGCCCGGCCACGGCGGCATCGGTATTGTCCGCCTCAGCGGCGAACGCGCGCTCGACATCGGCGCCACCCTTTTCCGTGGACGGCGCACACTGGCCAGACACCCCTTTCGCCTGCTGCGCGGCACATTTCTGGACATCACTGCGGACGAAACCATAGACGACGGGCTGGCCGTCTATTTCCCGACCCCACGCTCGTTTACCGGTGAAGATGTCGTGGAGCTGCACGCCCATGGCTCGCCGGTCGTGCTGCGCCGCCTCGTCGCCTGCGCCATGCGGGAGGGCGCGCGGGCGGCGCGTCCCGGCGAGTTCACCCTGCGCGCCGTACGCCACGGCCGCCTCGATCTCGCCCAGGCCGAAGGGCTGCGCGACCTTATCCACGCCCAGACAACCTACCAGGCGCGGCTGGCCGCCCAGCAGATGCGCGGCGCGCTGTCCACCCGGCTGCAACCGCTGAAGGAACAGCTCCTGACGACGATTGTCCACCTCGAATCGGCTGTGGAGTTTGTCGAAGAACAGCTCGATACGCATTCGCGCGCGACGCTGGTGGAAGAGCTGTCGCACCTTGAAACGCAGGTGCGCCAACTGGCGGCGACCTACCGCGCCGGACGCCTCATCCGCGAAGGGCTGGCGCTGGCCATCGTCGGGCGTCCCAACGTCGGCAAATCCAGCCTTTTCAATGCCCTGCTCGACGCCGACCGGGCCATTGTGACTGACGTTGCCGGCACAACCCGCGACACCCTGCAGGAAGTCGCCACGATTGGCGAACTGCCTGTCCGGCTCATGGACACCGCCGGCATCCGCGACACCTCGGACATCGTCGAGCGCATGGGCGTCGAGCGGAGCTACCGGGCGCTGGCCGATGCCGACATCGTGCTGTTTGTCGTGGATGCCGCAGCCGGCCCGCACCCGGACGAAAGGCAGGTCATCGGGCACCTGCGTCAGCGCCAGGCCATCTGTGTCGTCAACAAGCTGGACCTCATGCCGTCCGTCGTGCCGTTTGAGTTGTTCCTTCAGGAACATGACCTCACATGTCCGGTCGTCGGCGTTTCAGCACATACGCGGGCCGGGCTGGCCGAGTTGAAGGCCACCATCCAGCAGGTTGCCGTCGGTAGCAGCTTCGACACCAGCCAGGACTGGCTGGTGACAGATGCGCGCCACGCTGCCGCCCTGACGGCCGCAGCCGAGGCACTCGGTTGCGCGCGCGAACTGCTGGCCGAAGGGCATTCGGAAGAAGTGCCACTGGCCGAACTCCACCGCGCCCTGCATGCCCTGGGCGACATCACCGGCGAAACGGGCATTGAAGAGGTGTTTGACCGCATCTTCGCCACCTTCTGCATCGGCAAGTAA